The proteins below are encoded in one region of Paenibacillus albus:
- a CDS encoding glycerophosphodiester phosphodiesterase, with protein sequence MTRRFPLITAHAGSMNFPAHTLRSIEIGIELGADVIEEDIRVTKDGVAVLAHDNEWLTGERLNGNIAEMTYAELKSTGLLRLEDILPIVLASGKIINLDLKVDAAIEPAAALIRKFDLSQQAFFSGCELERAVLAEKRHPDIRRLLNTDVELFKTLPYREAMVQTCADAQAASCFGVNIFHGLLNQEFIEFAAALELPVYAWTVEDEGMMHQYAEWGVHSITTRNVEALVRVKQAFQLQQPTV encoded by the coding sequence ATGACGCGACGTTTCCCGCTGATTACGGCTCATGCTGGCAGCATGAACTTCCCGGCGCATACCCTTCGTTCTATAGAAATCGGAATCGAGCTTGGCGCTGACGTAATAGAAGAAGATATTCGGGTGACCAAGGACGGCGTTGCCGTGCTGGCCCATGATAATGAATGGTTGACCGGTGAACGGTTGAATGGGAATATAGCGGAGATGACGTATGCCGAACTGAAGTCAACAGGTCTCCTTAGGTTGGAAGACATTTTGCCAATCGTGCTCGCTTCAGGTAAAATCATCAATCTGGATTTGAAGGTCGATGCGGCCATCGAGCCTGCTGCGGCGTTGATTCGCAAATTCGACCTGTCTCAGCAAGCCTTCTTCTCAGGCTGCGAATTGGAAAGAGCTGTGTTGGCGGAGAAGCGTCACCCGGACATTCGCAGGCTGCTTAACACGGACGTCGAGCTGTTCAAGACGTTACCCTACCGTGAGGCGATGGTTCAAACCTGTGCGGATGCGCAAGCAGCCTCCTGCTTCGGAGTAAATATCTTTCACGGCCTATTGAATCAGGAATTTATAGAGTTTGCCGCAGCACTGGAATTGCCCGTATATGCCTGGACGGTCGAAGATGAAGGAATGATGCACCAGTATGCGGAGTGGGGTGTTCACTCAATTACCACCCGTAATGTCGAGGCGTTGGTACGCGTGAAACAGGCGTTTCAGCTTCAACAGCCGACTGTTTAG
- a CDS encoding NUDIX hydrolase, whose product MVLITTNDGIVAILPHHAPDQFPAALPGGHAEYGEAPEDAAIRESFEETGLHIEITSCLGWEFIPHIAYPGPMIHFYFEAKAVSGEIVHSEEGRVHVYPIEDFPPIAPERQGSRKTLELYMERLNSGS is encoded by the coding sequence GTGGTTCTTATCACAACGAACGATGGAATAGTTGCAATTCTTCCACATCATGCTCCCGATCAGTTCCCTGCAGCGTTGCCAGGCGGACATGCTGAGTATGGTGAAGCACCAGAAGATGCGGCTATTCGAGAATCGTTTGAAGAAACGGGACTGCATATTGAAATAACCAGCTGCCTGGGTTGGGAATTTATACCTCACATAGCTTATCCTGGGCCAATGATTCATTTCTATTTTGAGGCAAAAGCGGTATCAGGCGAGATCGTTCATAGTGAGGAAGGAAGAGTACACGTGTACCCGATTGAAGACTTTCCTCCAATTGCACCGGAGCGTCAAGGTAGCAGAAAAACGCTGGAGCTCTATATGGAGAGGCTCAACTCGGGCTCCTGA
- a CDS encoding class I SAM-dependent methyltransferase produces MADQIFEEPRLADVYDLFDSPVRPDLDPYIAMAKEFGAQSVIDIGCGTGNLASRLAALGKDVIGIDPALASLNVANRKPYAKRVKWVHGTTAMLSGLNADLITMTGNVAQVFVSDEEWISNLHACRAALQPSGRLVFEVRDPAMEAWKNWNREQTYQMIDAPHIGRVESWTDLIDVQLPLVTFRHTFVFHKDGAILTSDSTLRFRSKSEIVDSLATAGLIVEEIRDAPDRPGLEFVFIARSAQT; encoded by the coding sequence ATGGCTGATCAAATATTTGAAGAGCCGAGGCTTGCAGATGTTTATGATTTGTTCGATTCGCCTGTACGTCCGGATCTAGACCCTTATATTGCGATGGCAAAAGAATTCGGAGCACAGTCTGTGATTGATATTGGCTGTGGAACCGGCAATCTTGCCAGCAGGCTTGCAGCCCTTGGTAAGGATGTCATCGGAATCGATCCTGCGCTTGCTTCTCTAAACGTTGCAAACCGAAAGCCTTATGCGAAACGGGTAAAGTGGGTTCATGGAACGACAGCGATGCTGTCTGGATTAAATGCGGATCTGATCACAATGACCGGGAATGTCGCCCAAGTATTCGTCTCGGACGAGGAGTGGATTTCCAATCTTCACGCATGCCGAGCAGCTTTACAACCAAGTGGAAGACTTGTCTTCGAGGTTCGTGATCCTGCAATGGAAGCTTGGAAGAACTGGAACCGCGAGCAGACCTATCAGATGATTGATGCACCTCATATTGGAAGAGTAGAATCTTGGACTGATCTTATCGATGTGCAGCTGCCGCTAGTTACGTTCAGGCACACGTTCGTTTTTCATAAAGACGGGGCTATTCTGACTTCGGATTCTACGCTGAGGTTCCGGAGTAAGTCCGAGATTGTTGATTCTTTAGCTACAGCAGGCTTAATTGTTGAGGAAATACGAGATGCACCGGATCGCCCAGGATTGGAATTCGTTTTTATTGCTCGCTCTGCTCAAACATGA
- a CDS encoding dihydrodipicolinate synthase family protein has protein sequence MSTGINGGVWPTMVTPFTSDNKIDYAGLEKMIEWYVARGVHGLFAVCQSSEMFYLSLEERVELATFVKRTAGGRVPVIASGHISEAFEDQVEELNKIAETGIDGLVLITNRLASQEESDEVWIERMERLLQHIPEEVTLGLYECPHPYKRLLSPAIIKWCANRGRFRFLKDTCCDVEEIRLKLEAASGSDLQIYNANAATLLESLKLGVAGYSGVMANFHPQLYVWLVENWKESGEEAAGLADLLSVASLIERQLYPLNAKYHLKLEGVLTHIASRASNGQTLTATNRLEVEQLRRLCSEYTDRILTK, from the coding sequence TTGAGCACAGGAATAAACGGCGGAGTGTGGCCTACTATGGTCACTCCCTTCACGAGCGATAACAAGATTGACTATGCCGGGCTTGAGAAAATGATTGAATGGTACGTGGCTCGAGGCGTGCATGGGTTATTTGCGGTGTGCCAATCCAGCGAGATGTTTTACCTGAGTTTGGAAGAGCGAGTTGAGTTGGCGACGTTCGTCAAACGCACAGCTGGAGGACGCGTGCCTGTCATAGCTTCCGGTCATATCTCTGAAGCGTTCGAGGATCAGGTCGAGGAATTAAACAAGATAGCCGAAACCGGAATTGATGGTTTGGTATTGATCACCAATCGCCTCGCATCGCAAGAAGAATCCGACGAGGTATGGATAGAACGAATGGAGCGGCTTCTGCAGCATATCCCCGAGGAGGTAACGCTTGGATTGTACGAATGCCCGCACCCTTATAAAAGGTTATTATCTCCCGCAATAATTAAGTGGTGTGCGAATCGCGGCAGATTCCGTTTTCTGAAGGATACATGCTGCGACGTCGAAGAAATTCGGCTTAAGCTGGAAGCTGCATCGGGTAGCGATCTGCAGATCTATAACGCGAATGCGGCGACATTGCTAGAGTCGTTGAAGCTAGGCGTGGCAGGTTACAGCGGTGTCATGGCAAATTTCCACCCTCAATTGTACGTTTGGTTAGTGGAGAATTGGAAGGAATCCGGCGAAGAAGCGGCAGGTCTTGCCGATTTGCTAAGCGTAGCCTCTCTGATCGAGAGACAGCTCTATCCCTTGAATGCCAAGTATCATCTGAAGCTGGAAGGTGTTCTGACGCATATAGCCAGCCGAGCTTCGAACGGGCAGACGCTGACGGCAACCAATCGGTTGGAAGTCGAGCAGCTGCGCCGCTTGTGCAGCGAATACACGGATCGTATTCTCACCAAGTAA
- a CDS encoding ABC transporter ATP-binding protein yields MGFVVQFFNTLGIKVFQELLDRFTVAHNFNDVISQIFLYGALLVGATILNYLINYPDTYLANSILEKLKIMALAKVSKIDYSAYQNIGTGEMIKVIENGASAGTSIIHSFYLRILHELLPTIIFSLFFISLYNIRIMLIIAAGYVVIFFLNNLLLRMLYRVKASLLDNQEKMSKYSIRGFMELVVFRLNKRYEKEIQRLYHTADEIVKKSTQIKMIHESFFTIFALLVNIIKVVVLIYGIKRILAGDSSVGVIIALLLYIDQVYTPVAIFNVLYVDYKLNRVTYTRLEQFLNAPEDLNLDRGRDVKVLAGNIDFINVSFDYGRTKLLSHASFSIKQGSSVAIVGLSGSGKSTIIKLMLGLLKKKSGLIRFDGIDVDEIRLNSLYDHISYVSQEAPIFDTTIRGNIVFDHEMPDEHVYDILDKVHLKERVMSFPNQLNTMVGERGMKLSGGERQRLAFGRIIAQQRKIVVLDEPVSALDNITEKNIMDGILQMFSDKTLIIVAHRLHFMKNMDKIILVKDGEIVDEGNFEYLIRTNEYFQELWNKDVQKEVR; encoded by the coding sequence ATGGGCTTTGTGGTTCAATTTTTTAATACGTTGGGCATTAAGGTTTTTCAAGAACTGCTAGATCGGTTCACTGTGGCTCACAATTTCAATGATGTCATATCCCAAATCTTCTTATACGGAGCTCTTCTTGTTGGGGCGACGATACTCAATTACCTCATCAATTACCCCGATACCTATTTAGCTAACAGCATACTGGAGAAGTTGAAGATCATGGCACTGGCTAAGGTGTCCAAAATCGATTATTCCGCTTACCAAAACATCGGCACTGGCGAGATGATTAAAGTGATAGAGAACGGTGCATCAGCCGGAACAAGTATCATCCATTCTTTCTATCTCAGAATACTTCACGAATTGTTACCGACGATTATCTTTAGTCTGTTCTTTATAAGCCTCTATAATATTAGAATTATGTTGATCATAGCAGCAGGTTACGTGGTCATCTTCTTCTTGAATAATTTGCTGCTCCGGATGCTGTACCGAGTTAAAGCATCTTTACTTGATAATCAAGAAAAAATGTCTAAGTATTCGATACGAGGATTTATGGAGTTAGTGGTCTTTAGGCTGAACAAACGATATGAGAAAGAAATTCAACGCTTATACCATACCGCAGACGAGATTGTTAAGAAGAGTACCCAGATTAAAATGATTCATGAATCATTTTTCACCATATTCGCGCTATTAGTTAACATCATTAAAGTTGTCGTATTAATTTATGGCATTAAACGTATATTGGCTGGAGATTCCTCGGTCGGGGTTATTATCGCCTTGCTTTTGTATATCGATCAGGTATACACGCCTGTTGCCATATTCAATGTTCTTTACGTGGATTATAAGCTGAATAGAGTGACATATACGCGTCTTGAACAGTTTTTGAATGCGCCGGAGGACTTGAATCTGGATCGTGGCAGGGATGTGAAGGTATTAGCAGGAAATATCGACTTTATCAATGTAAGCTTTGATTATGGTCGTACGAAGCTGCTCAGTCATGCTTCTTTTTCCATCAAGCAAGGGAGTTCGGTTGCAATTGTCGGATTAAGCGGCAGTGGGAAGTCGACGATTATCAAATTAATGCTGGGGCTCTTAAAGAAGAAATCCGGGTTAATCCGGTTTGACGGTATCGACGTTGATGAGATAAGGTTGAACAGCTTGTATGATCATATCTCCTATGTATCTCAAGAGGCTCCGATATTTGATACCACAATACGAGGAAATATTGTCTTCGATCATGAGATGCCAGACGAGCATGTTTACGACATCTTAGATAAGGTTCACTTGAAGGAGAGAGTGATGAGCTTTCCCAATCAATTAAATACCATGGTTGGAGAAAGAGGGATGAAATTATCGGGTGGCGAGAGGCAGCGGCTTGCTTTCGGCCGAATAATCGCTCAGCAAAGAAAGATTGTTGTTCTCGATGAACCAGTGTCAGCACTTGATAACATTACGGAGAAGAACATCATGGACGGTATTTTACAGATGTTTAGTGACAAAACATTAATAATAGTCGCACATCGGCTTCATTTCATGAAAAATATGGATAAGATCATCCTCGTTAAGGATGGGGAGATTGTCGATGAAGGTAACTTTGAATATTTAATTCGTACGAATGAGTATTTCCAAGAGTTGTGGAACAAGGATGTTCAAAAGGAAGTAAGGTAG
- a CDS encoding YciI family protein, with amino-acid sequence MLFMMIVKASKYPEGPSPELQEAMTKYNEDLVEAGVRVMAKGLHPSSTGIRISFPDNGEKPVVTDGPFTESKELIAGFFLIDVKSREEAIEWAMRAPDPQGRGEGQIELRQVFE; translated from the coding sequence ATGCTATTTATGATGATTGTCAAAGCCTCGAAATATCCGGAAGGACCGAGTCCAGAGCTCCAAGAAGCTATGACGAAATACAATGAAGATTTAGTTGAGGCAGGCGTGAGGGTCATGGCAAAGGGACTTCATCCAAGTTCAACTGGAATTCGAATTTCGTTTCCTGATAACGGGGAAAAGCCGGTGGTTACGGATGGCCCGTTTACGGAGTCGAAAGAGCTGATTGCCGGGTTCTTCCTGATTGATGTGAAGTCGAGGGAAGAAGCTATAGAGTGGGCCATGAGAGCGCCGGACCCGCAAGGACGTGGAGAAGGACAGATTGAATTGCGCCAAGTATTTGAATAG
- the spoIIP gene encoding stage II sporulation protein P, translating into MMRRTILALLSLLFVLTLAVPASYAAPATIGLFLDGKKLSSASPPRLINQTTMVPIRVIAEGLGANVTWNKKSQIATLTDNKTTIVLPINGTYAILDGKSMPLEQPPIVINGVTMLPIRFVAENLGLVVKWDASAYAVSLWRTNSGVSGSDPAADPTVPAIPPAQYPALQSIQPKNNLLTIAADGSFSPSVSILTNPDRLVVDLPGVTFDGPISEPANNTMGEVPGISQDNPYISNVRYIMKDTKSSTISIVAELKQKVSYQIQNTGDSSKLVIQLSSVPPANSSTKSAIYIYQSHNRESWIPELPGVTNPDLAFNATTNVSMLGARMTGMLQAMGAEVYHTSYDYSSIYGSQFNYAKSYVYSGKTIVNQLALHPQIKYLFDLHRDTSPRSETTVNIRGTNYAKLYFVIGLENPNWKQNAAFASKLQALVMAKYPGLSRGIYYKDKSVGNGWYNQNYSPNSALIEVGGTANTLAESNRTMDILAQAINQIRLSVQ; encoded by the coding sequence ATGATGAGAAGAACGATTCTTGCTCTGTTGTCGCTATTGTTCGTACTTACATTAGCTGTTCCGGCTTCCTATGCGGCACCGGCAACGATTGGTCTGTTTCTGGACGGTAAAAAGCTAAGCTCGGCCTCCCCTCCTCGTTTAATCAATCAAACGACGATGGTGCCGATTCGGGTCATCGCTGAAGGACTTGGCGCTAATGTGACCTGGAATAAGAAAAGCCAAATTGCCACCTTAACGGATAATAAGACGACAATCGTCCTGCCGATTAACGGTACTTATGCGATTCTAGATGGAAAATCCATGCCTTTGGAGCAGCCGCCAATCGTTATTAATGGAGTAACCATGCTCCCGATTCGTTTTGTCGCCGAAAATCTTGGTCTTGTCGTGAAGTGGGATGCTTCTGCTTATGCGGTCAGTTTATGGAGAACGAATAGCGGCGTATCCGGCAGTGACCCTGCTGCCGATCCAACCGTACCTGCAATTCCTCCTGCTCAATATCCCGCGCTGCAATCGATTCAACCGAAGAATAATCTGTTAACGATCGCGGCAGATGGAAGCTTCAGTCCTAGCGTTTCCATTTTAACGAATCCGGATCGTCTGGTCGTCGATCTCCCAGGCGTAACGTTTGATGGGCCTATTAGCGAGCCTGCCAACAATACGATGGGTGAAGTTCCGGGCATTTCTCAAGACAACCCTTATATCTCTAATGTCCGTTACATAATGAAGGATACGAAATCTTCGACCATTTCAATCGTAGCGGAGTTAAAACAGAAGGTGAGCTACCAAATTCAAAATACCGGCGATTCATCCAAGCTGGTCATTCAGTTGAGTTCGGTGCCGCCAGCAAATTCGAGCACGAAGTCGGCCATCTATATTTACCAATCGCATAATCGGGAATCATGGATTCCGGAATTGCCTGGCGTAACGAATCCCGATCTCGCATTTAATGCGACAACGAACGTCTCCATGTTAGGAGCACGGATGACCGGCATGCTGCAAGCGATGGGAGCTGAGGTTTATCACACTTCCTACGATTACTCATCGATCTACGGCAGCCAATTCAATTATGCCAAATCATACGTTTATTCGGGAAAAACAATCGTCAACCAGCTCGCTCTGCATCCGCAAATCAAGTACTTATTCGATCTTCATCGCGATACGAGTCCAAGAAGCGAGACAACAGTCAATATTCGCGGTACTAACTACGCCAAATTATATTTTGTAATTGGGCTTGAGAATCCGAATTGGAAGCAAAACGCTGCCTTCGCCTCTAAATTACAAGCTTTGGTAATGGCCAAATATCCAGGTCTGTCCAGAGGAATCTACTACAAAGATAAAAGCGTGGGCAACGGGTGGTATAATCAAAACTACTCTCCTAACAGCGCATTAATCGAAGTCGGCGGAACGGCAAATACGCTTGCGGAATCGAATCGAACGATGGATATTTTGGCTCAAGCCATCAATCAAATCCGTTTGAGCGTTCAATAA
- a CDS encoding 50S ribosomal protein L33, which translates to MAVSNKQISKYYGKKIYALKKDGTVVTGILTQVQGNRVILTQFRQVEGKTVKAKFLIPLLLFDLLAIGLFAGFGGFGGFGGFDGGFYY; encoded by the coding sequence ATGGCTGTCAGCAACAAACAGATTTCGAAATACTACGGCAAGAAGATCTATGCACTTAAGAAGGACGGAACAGTCGTTACAGGAATTCTTACGCAGGTTCAAGGGAATCGTGTAATCCTGACGCAGTTTAGACAGGTTGAAGGGAAAACGGTAAAAGCAAAATTCCTCATTCCATTGTTATTATTTGATTTACTCGCTATTGGCTTGTTTGCTGGATTTGGCGGCTTCGGTGGTTTCGGTGGGTTTGATGGTGGATTTTATTATTAA
- a CDS encoding cold-shock protein produces METGTVKWFNAEKGFGFIQRENGDDVFVHFSAIQGDGYKSLDEGQRVEFNVVKGQRGPQAENVVKL; encoded by the coding sequence ATGGAAACAGGTACAGTGAAATGGTTTAACGCAGAAAAAGGTTTTGGCTTCATTCAAAGAGAAAACGGTGACGATGTATTCGTTCATTTCTCTGCTATTCAAGGCGATGGTTACAAATCTTTGGACGAAGGCCAACGTGTTGAATTCAATGTTGTTAAAGGCCAACGCGGACCACAAGCTGAAAATGTTGTAAAACTGTAA
- a CDS encoding homoserine kinase codes for MAIKTAFSEEEFIQILSQYNVGEYIRSEPCAGGTVQTNIVLHTTRGAFVFRYYENRKESSVLFEVNLLSYLKEQHFPCPSPISDKQGSYIGIHQLKPFVLFEFMDGQHINNPTNYQRKQLIQKAAELHNLTQHYSPVNREERLNYTVDVCRELAQQAARRINTTDAEEKLCWHEQQLQQLQLPPSLPMGICHADFHFSNVLYLNDEFHALLDFDDANHTYLLFDLVGLIESSAWRHDLDDTLDITKARQVVSEYTKHRALQNSEEIHLFDVYKLSILMDCVWYFDRGTTQNFYEKRKIDFLNAIGREQFHNQLFGSDLM; via the coding sequence ATGGCGATCAAAACCGCGTTCAGCGAAGAGGAGTTCATTCAAATTCTTTCGCAGTACAATGTAGGTGAATACATTCGTTCAGAACCATGCGCAGGCGGGACCGTTCAAACCAATATCGTTCTCCACACAACGAGAGGAGCGTTCGTGTTCAGATATTATGAGAATCGCAAGGAAAGCTCCGTTCTGTTCGAAGTAAACCTCCTTAGCTACCTGAAGGAGCAGCATTTTCCTTGTCCTTCACCTATTAGTGATAAGCAAGGTAGTTATATCGGCATTCATCAGTTGAAGCCATTTGTCCTATTCGAATTTATGGACGGTCAACATATAAACAATCCGACGAATTACCAGCGGAAGCAGCTCATACAAAAAGCAGCAGAACTGCACAACCTCACCCAGCACTATTCCCCCGTAAATAGAGAAGAACGATTAAATTACACTGTCGATGTCTGCCGCGAGCTAGCCCAACAAGCCGCTCGCAGAATCAACACTACGGATGCGGAGGAGAAGCTCTGCTGGCATGAGCAGCAATTGCAACAGCTTCAGCTTCCACCGTCATTACCGATGGGGATTTGTCATGCGGATTTCCATTTTTCGAATGTTCTGTATTTAAATGATGAGTTTCATGCATTACTGGACTTTGATGATGCGAATCACACGTATCTTCTGTTTGATCTTGTAGGCTTGATTGAGTCCTCTGCATGGCGTCATGATCTGGACGACACACTTGATATCACGAAGGCCAGACAGGTTGTTTCCGAATATACGAAGCATAGAGCGCTGCAAAACTCGGAAGAAATACATCTGTTCGATGTATACAAGCTTAGCATCTTAATGGATTGTGTTTGGTATTTCGATCGAGGAACCACTCAGAATTTCTATGAGAAAAGGAAGATTGACTTTTTAAATGCAATTGGGCGAGAACAGTTCCATAATCAGCTCTTTGGATCTGATTTGATGTGA
- a CDS encoding AraC family transcriptional regulator, with product MKNGSAAYHVPLQQLRQLMLQPIRIGGLTITLLDALSADHDEGWSHPPHRHPWFEFNYVSAGGLYTTTAGDEFRIEAGQSYLIPPGIVHSHRHLEGESDEGFCLRWQIVEEARDEGMGTAEEKEFLQCFSQIRPYALKAETAAPLLALRLEMSVLSLQSAFASWITGLFEDWRASTQIHLLQAHDHSDVIVRQTLLYLNAYYANELRVEEIANSLHVSYRTLARLFKQRTGVTVIEKLSDIRIRQAKKLLIETQLTLRQIAHAVGLRNEFYFSSLFRQVAMVTPSSFRELHMSWSDQL from the coding sequence ATGAAGAATGGCTCTGCCGCATATCATGTTCCTCTCCAGCAGTTACGCCAGTTGATGCTTCAACCCATCCGGATTGGCGGTTTAACGATTACTTTACTTGATGCGCTGTCGGCCGATCATGATGAGGGTTGGTCGCATCCACCTCACCGGCATCCCTGGTTTGAATTTAATTACGTCTCTGCCGGAGGGTTATACACGACGACAGCTGGGGACGAGTTCCGGATTGAAGCGGGACAGTCGTATCTCATTCCGCCCGGTATCGTTCACTCACATCGGCACCTGGAAGGGGAGAGCGACGAGGGCTTCTGCCTTCGGTGGCAAATCGTAGAGGAAGCTCGCGATGAAGGAATGGGTACTGCCGAAGAGAAGGAATTTCTTCAATGCTTCTCGCAAATACGGCCATACGCGTTAAAAGCCGAAACGGCTGCGCCTCTGCTGGCGCTACGCCTTGAAATGAGCGTGCTATCCTTGCAATCCGCTTTTGCGAGCTGGATAACAGGGTTGTTCGAGGACTGGCGCGCAAGCACACAAATTCATTTATTACAAGCTCATGATCACAGCGATGTGATTGTTAGGCAAACGCTGCTCTATCTGAACGCCTATTATGCAAACGAGCTGCGTGTAGAGGAAATCGCAAATAGTCTGCATGTAAGTTACCGAACGTTAGCGAGGCTGTTCAAACAACGAACCGGCGTAACGGTCATCGAGAAATTGAGCGATATTCGCATCAGGCAGGCGAAGAAGCTGTTGATCGAAACTCAGCTCACATTGAGGCAAATCGCGCATGCCGTGGGGTTAAGGAATGAGTTTTATTTCTCATCCTTATTTCGCCAAGTAGCGATGGTCACCCCGTCTTCATTCCGCGAGCTGCATATGTCTTGGTCTGACCAATTGTAA